The sequence below is a genomic window from Deltaproteobacteria bacterium GWC2_55_46.
ATAAAAAAAATCCATGTCAAGATAGATACCGGCATGGGCAGACTTGGCCTCCTTCCCTGGGAGGTCGCCCCGTTCTTCGAAGGGCTTAAGGCATTACGGAATCTAAAGGTCGAGGCTGTGCTCTCTCACTTCGCCGAATCAGAGAGCGAGGAGAAGGAGTTCTCAAGGCGACAGCTCGCGGCCTTTCAAAAGGCGGTGGACGAGATACGCGGGATGGGCTTTGCCCCCCGGTTTATCGAGATGGCGAACAGCGCCGCGCTTGTAGATATGGAGCAGGCGCGATTGAACCTGGTGCGGCCTGGTATAATGCTCTATGGCTCATACCCGGCGGAGCGGTTAAGAGAACAGATCGATCTCAGGCCGGTACTGAGCCTCACGACACGCATACTTCACCTCAAGAGCGTCCCGGCCGGGTCGAGCGTAAGCTACGGCAGGAGGTTCACGGCCAGGCGGCAGAGCCTCATCGCCACGCTGCCCATAGGCTATGCCGACGGACTGCCGAGGAGTCTCGGCGGGTCCGGTGAAGTCCTTGTAGGCGGCAGGAGGGCCCCGATAGCCGGCACCGTCTGCATGGACCTCTGCATGGCCGACGTGACCGATGTGCCGGGCGTAAAGACAGGCGACGAAGTGGTGATAATAGGCTCTCAGGGCAACGAGCGCATAACCGCCGAAGAGGTCGCCTCCAGGGCCGGCACGATAAGCTACGAGATATTCTGCCGGATATCCTCAAGGGTACCGAGAGTATACTACAAAGGCATGGCATGATCAGGGCTTACCTTGAAAAAATAGGGCGCATGGCCCAGAACTTCGTCGACTCCGCGGGGCTCATGGCGATAATGCTCATGCAGGCGGCCGTGCTCCTCTTTACGCCCCCCGTCAAGTTCAGGAACATCTTCAAGCAGATGGAGTTCGTGGGCGTGCAGAGCCTTTTCGTCGTCGTCCTCACAGGAGCCTTCACGGGGATGGTCCTTGCCCTCCAGAGCTACAACGCCCTCAAGAGGTTCGGGGCCGAAAGCCTGGTCGGGCCTACCGTGGCACTCAGCATGGCAAGGGAGCTCGGCCCGGTGCTCGCCGGCCTCATGGTCACAGGCCGCGCCGGAAGCGCCATGGCTACCGAGCTTGGCACCATGAGGGTCACCGAGCAGATAGACGCCCTCGTCACCATGGCCGTAAACCCGGTCAAGTACCTGGTAGTCCCAAGGGTCCTCGCGGGCGTTTTGATGTTCCCGCTCCTTACGGTCGTGACCGATTTCATCGGGGTCGTGGGCGGGTACATAGTGGGGGTCCAGCTCCTTGGCATCAACCCGGGCGTCTACATAGGGCGCACGATAGACTTCGTGCAGGTGAGCGACATATTCACGGGCTTGTACAAGTCGCTCGTCTTCGGCCTCATAACGACCCTTGTCGCGTGCTTCAACGGCTTTTATACGTCAGGGGGGGCCGAAGGGGTCGGAAGGGCCGCCACAGCCTCGGTCGTCACGGGCAGCGTCCTCATCCTCGTCTCGGACTACATCATGTCCTCTTTCATGGTATGACGGCTTGATGCCATCCTATAACCTATGATAAAGATTAACCGCCTTAAAAAATCATTCGGCCAGAAAAAGGTCCTCGACGGGGTGGACCTCGAGATAGAAAGCGGCAAGATAACCGTCATCATCGGGCGAAGCGGCGAAGGCAAGAGCGTCCTGATAAAGCACATCATCGGGCTCCTTCGGCCCGACGGGGGGGAGATATTCCTCGACGGCCAGGAGATAACCGCCATGAAGGAGCGGGAGTTCAACGAGGTCAGGAAACGCTTCGGCATGCTCTTTCAGGGCGCCGCGCTCTTCGACTCCATGACCGTTGGCGGGAACGTGGGCTTTCCTCTCAAGGAGCACACGGACTTAAACGATGAGGACATAATGAAGGTCGTAAGCGAGAAGCTCCGGAGGGTCGGCCTGGTGGGGGTCGAGGGGCTTACCCCCGCCGAGCTATCCGGGGGCATGAAAAAGAGGGTAGGGCTTGCCAGGGCCATAGTCATGGACCCGGAGATAGTCCTGTTCGACGAGCCAACGGCCGGCCTCGACCCCATCATGAGCGACTCGATAGCCGACCTCGTCCTCGACACCCAAAGGAGCCTTAAGACCACTTACGTGCTCATAACGCATGACATCCCGTTCACCTACAAGATAGCCGACAAGATAGCCATGCTCCACGAGGGCAGGATAATCGAAGAGGGCACGGTGGACGAGATGAAGAAGAACCAGAACCCGATACTCCGCCAGTTCCTCGAAGGCAGGGCGGAAGGGCCGATAAAGGTGTACTGAGTCGCCAAGACAAAAATCATGTACATAATCACCGGTTTCTGGTTTACTCAAGGTCACGAGAGGCGATAGAAAAAGACCATGGCGTTGCCTAAATTAAGTTCTGAAGCGAAGGTAGGGCTCTTTGTCCTCCTGGGCGTAATACTACTGGCCTACATGTCCCTCCGGCTCGGCGGCATCCAGCTTGGGAGGGCGGAAGGGTATACCCTTTTCGTCGAGTTCGACTCAGCCGCCGGCCTTGACCCGAACGCGCCCGTGCGGGTCGCCGGTGTAGAGGTCGGCAGGGTAAAAAAGATCGCCCTTAAGGACCATAAGGCCCACCTTGAGCTTCAGATACAGCCTGACGTGCAGATAGGCAGGGACTTCACCGCCGTCCTCACTACCAAGGGACTCCTCGGAGAGAAGTACCTCGAGCTTTTGCCGGGGCAGCCGGGAGCCCCGCCTCTAAAGGAGGGCGAGTACATAACACGCACCAGGTCCTACGCGGACATGGATAAGCTCATCACCATCCTCTCGGACGTATCGACCGACATAAAGGAGATAACCGAGTCCTTGAGCAACGTCCTCGGCGGCGACGAGGGCGAGCAGACGGTAAGCAACATAGTCCATAACATAGAAGAGCTCACCTTCCGCCTGAACAGGATAGTCGCCAAAAACGACGAGCAGTTCGAGAGCATAATGAGGAACCTTGAATCCTTCACCGCGCTCCTCAAGGACGAAGGGCCCGGCATCACCACCGACCTCAGGCTCGCGATAAGGAACCTGAACGAGTCGCTAGTTAAGACCTCCGACAACTTAAACGGGATGATAACCGAGAACAGGGGCAACCTGAAGGAAGGGGTAGAGAACCTGAAGGCCGCCTCCCTGAGCCTTCAGCAGGCCATGGACACGATAAACAGGGTGACCGGCGACGTCGGCCCGGACATCAGTAGCGCCATGAGCTCGGTGAAGAACATCACCAGGAAGATAGACGAGGGGCAGGGCACCATAGGCCAGCTCGTCAACGAACCGACCCTGCACGAGAACATAAACAAGACGGTCTCGGGCATAAACAACTATATCGAACGGGCCGAAAGCTTCCATACCTTCATCGGCTACAGGGGCGAGTACCTCTTCGACGCGCGGGACACGAAGAGCTATCTCACCTTGCGCATACAGCCGAAGGCCGACAAATACTATCTCCTTGAGATAGTCGACGACCCGAGGGGCAAGAGGACCGATGAGACCAGGGAATTAACCACCGGCGGGGTCACCACGACTACCGAGGAGATAAAGACGACCAACCAGATAAAGTTCTCTGCCCAGATAGCCAAGCGGTTCAATAACCTGGTCGTCAGGGGCGGCATAATCGAGAGCACAGGCGGGGCCGGGATCGACTACTACATGTTCCGCGACAGGCTCAAGTTGACGCTCGAGGCCTTTGACTTCGGCCAGAAAGGGAATGCGCGCCTCAAGGCCGGGGGCACCTACTACCTCAACAAGTTCTTCTTCCTCACGGCCGGATACGACGACTTCGCGAGCAAGGTCGGGCTCCAGTCCGCGTACCTTGGCCTTGGCTTGCAGTTCAGGGACGAGGACCTGAAGTACCTCATAACCAGCGCGCCTCCCATATCGTTCTGACGCCTTTCCCATTTTAGCTTCGTAGCCTCGCGCAGGGTGGGCTCAGGCCTCTTTCGACCTCCGGAAAACCTTGATTTAACCCTTAAAAAAGGATAAAAGATTACGGCAGGCCCCCATGGGGGCCTGCTTTCGGTTTTTCTAATAAAGGACAACTTATCCCATTGCCCGATATCGACGGAAATAATGGCTTCGGGGTCGCCATCGACCTCGGGACGACTACAATAGCAGGCGCGCTCGTGGACCTCGGGACAGGCGCTGTTGCCGGGGAGCTGTCGCTGCCGAACCCGCAGTCCGGCTGGGGGCGGGACGTCGTCTCCCGGATAGACGCCGGGACAAAGGACCCGGCAACGCTCGCTGAGCTTAAAAACGCGGCCCTGGCCGCGTGCAATAGCCTCATCACGAGGCTTGCCTCAGGCAGGACAGACGCGATAAAAAAGGTGACGGTCGCGGGAAACCCGGCGATGGAGCACCTCTTCCTGGGCATCTCCCCTGAGCCGCTCTCACGGGTCCCCTACAGGCCGGCTTTTAAAGAGCCGCAGCAGATGCCGGCAAGGGAGGCCGGCCTTGAGATAGACGCCGCGCTTTACGTCTTCCCGCTGATAGGCGGCTTCGTGGGCGGGGACGCGGTCGCGGCGGCACTGGCATTGGGGATGGGTAAGGCCGCAAGGCCGGTACTCGCCATAGACATAGGCACAAACAGCGAGATACTCCTTGCCGTCCAGGGCTCCCTCTTCGCCACCTCTGCCGCGGCGGGCCCTGCCTTTGAAGGTGGCGAGGTGGAACGCGGCATGACAGCCGGCCCCGGCGCTATCGAGGGCATGACTATAGAAGGCGACAGCCTGAAGCTAAAGGTCATCGGCAACGTAGCGCCAAGGGGCATCTGCGGCTCTGGCCTCATCGAGGCCGCCCACGTCCTGCTGGAGGCCGGGATCATGGACAGGTCGGGAAGGATAAAGGACAGGGACGAAGTGTCTACGAACCTCGCCAACAGGATAAAAGAGAGCGGGGACGGAAACTCGTTCGTACTCTTCAGGGGCGCCAAGGGCGAGGTGTCGCTTTCGCAGCAGGATATAAGGGCCTTGCAGACCGCGAAATCGGCTACCAGGGCCGGGATAAATATCCTGCTCGATAAAGCGGGGCTTAATCCAGAAGATATCGAGAAGGTCTACCTTGCCGGGGCCTTCGGGGCCAAGCTCTCTTCCGTCTCACTAAAGGGCATCGGGCTTCTTTACGAGGGC
It includes:
- a CDS encoding alanine racemase, whose amino-acid sequence is MGALESNYLKLRGLLPGQTKMMAVVKANAYGHGDVEAARLFEGLGCEFLGVAVFEEGARLREAGISRPVVLLGGIFPGQAEEALDLGLTPVVFDLTTAGIIDSAAKKKRIIKKIHVKIDTGMGRLGLLPWEVAPFFEGLKALRNLKVEAVLSHFAESESEEKEFSRRQLAAFQKAVDEIRGMGFAPRFIEMANSAALVDMEQARLNLVRPGIMLYGSYPAERLREQIDLRPVLSLTTRILHLKSVPAGSSVSYGRRFTARRQSLIATLPIGYADGLPRSLGGSGEVLVGGRRAPIAGTVCMDLCMADVTDVPGVKTGDEVVIIGSQGNERITAEEVASRAGTISYEIFCRISSRVPRVYYKGMA
- a CDS encoding ABC transporter permease gives rise to the protein MIRAYLEKIGRMAQNFVDSAGLMAIMLMQAAVLLFTPPVKFRNIFKQMEFVGVQSLFVVVLTGAFTGMVLALQSYNALKRFGAESLVGPTVALSMARELGPVLAGLMVTGRAGSAMATELGTMRVTEQIDALVTMAVNPVKYLVVPRVLAGVLMFPLLTVVTDFIGVVGGYIVGVQLLGINPGVYIGRTIDFVQVSDIFTGLYKSLVFGLITTLVACFNGFYTSGGAEGVGRAATASVVTGSVLILVSDYIMSSFMV
- a CDS encoding ABC transporter ATP-binding protein, which gives rise to MIKINRLKKSFGQKKVLDGVDLEIESGKITVIIGRSGEGKSVLIKHIIGLLRPDGGEIFLDGQEITAMKEREFNEVRKRFGMLFQGAALFDSMTVGGNVGFPLKEHTDLNDEDIMKVVSEKLRRVGLVGVEGLTPAELSGGMKKRVGLARAIVMDPEIVLFDEPTAGLDPIMSDSIADLVLDTQRSLKTTYVLITHDIPFTYKIADKIAMLHEGRIIEEGTVDEMKKNQNPILRQFLEGRAEGPIKVY